In Desulfovibrio aminophilus, the following proteins share a genomic window:
- the yidC gene encoding membrane protein insertase YidC, whose product MDNKRVIIALVLSFAVLFGWQYMFPPPKTAPAPAAEQQAPAPAPAPAPLAPAAPVADYAPVPGHSVTVKTPLYTAVLNSAGGVLERFSLERFKETIQRDSRTVDMIGDARVKAPLGLILGGVPTWHMGQWGAPAGDLALADGETKTLTFVGDSAGFRIERKLTFQAGSYLVREELTLTNLGSAQAQTRLSFTAASNTLSGASDSYNPTRIEYLFNKKSMTEKEKGDLEKGVSDSGPLDWASINSNYFIFALLPQAEQATLKAALQDGVYRLAVDQDLQVDAGAAKTLHCSYYLGPMDRGILSAMPAGLGSAVNFGWFHLLAVPLLWILDWFYQFVHNYGLAIILLTVLIKIIFWPLSQKSYKSMEQMKKLQPMIQKLREKYGDDKQRLNQEIMHLHKTYKVSPLGGCLPMVVQIPVFFGLYKALLGAVELRHASFIAHVPFTDLIWLADLSAKDPYYVTPLIMGATMFIQQRMTPSTGDPTQAKIMLFMPVVFTFLFLNFPSGLVVYWLVNNVLSIAQQWWMIRAPKGQNK is encoded by the coding sequence ATGGACAACAAACGCGTCATCATCGCCCTGGTCCTCTCCTTCGCCGTGCTCTTCGGCTGGCAGTACATGTTCCCGCCGCCGAAGACGGCCCCGGCCCCGGCGGCCGAGCAGCAGGCCCCCGCCCCGGCCCCGGCTCCGGCCCCCCTGGCCCCGGCCGCACCGGTGGCCGACTACGCCCCGGTCCCGGGCCACTCCGTGACCGTGAAGACCCCGCTCTACACCGCCGTGCTGAACTCCGCCGGCGGCGTGCTCGAACGCTTCTCCCTGGAGCGCTTCAAGGAGACCATCCAGCGCGATTCCCGCACAGTGGACATGATCGGCGACGCCCGCGTGAAGGCCCCCCTGGGCCTCATCCTGGGCGGCGTGCCCACCTGGCACATGGGCCAGTGGGGTGCTCCGGCCGGAGACCTGGCCCTGGCCGACGGCGAGACCAAAACCTTGACCTTCGTGGGCGACTCCGCCGGATTCCGCATCGAGCGCAAGCTGACCTTCCAGGCCGGCAGCTATCTCGTGCGCGAGGAGCTGACCCTGACCAACCTCGGCTCGGCCCAGGCCCAGACGAGGCTGAGCTTCACCGCGGCCAGCAACACCCTTTCCGGCGCGAGCGACAGCTACAACCCCACGCGGATCGAGTATCTCTTCAATAAAAAAAGCATGACCGAGAAGGAGAAGGGCGACCTGGAGAAGGGCGTGTCCGACTCCGGTCCGCTTGACTGGGCCTCCATCAACAGCAACTATTTCATCTTCGCCCTTCTGCCCCAGGCCGAGCAGGCCACGCTCAAGGCCGCGCTCCAGGACGGCGTGTACCGCCTGGCCGTGGACCAGGACCTCCAGGTGGACGCCGGCGCGGCCAAGACGCTGCACTGCTCCTACTACCTGGGCCCCATGGATCGGGGCATCCTTTCGGCCATGCCCGCGGGCCTGGGCTCGGCCGTGAACTTCGGCTGGTTCCATCTGCTGGCCGTGCCCCTGCTCTGGATTCTCGACTGGTTCTATCAGTTCGTTCACAACTACGGTCTGGCGATCATCCTCCTGACCGTGCTCATCAAGATCATCTTCTGGCCCCTGTCCCAGAAGAGTTACAAGTCCATGGAGCAGATGAAGAAGCTCCAGCCCATGATCCAGAAGCTCCGGGAGAAGTACGGGGACGACAAGCAGCGCCTGAACCAGGAGATCATGCACCTGCACAAGACCTACAAGGTCAGCCCCCTGGGCGGGTGTCTCCCGATGGTCGTCCAGATCCCCGTGTTCTTCGGCCTGTACAAGGCCCTGCTCGGAGCCGTGGAGCTGCGGCACGCCTCCTTCATCGCCCATGTGCCGTTCACGGACCTGATCTGGCTGGCCGACCTCTCGGCCAAGGACCCCTACTACGTCACTCCGCTGATCATGGGCGCCACCATGTTCATCCAGCAGAGGATGACCCCCTCCACCGGAGACCCCACCCAGGCCAAGATCATGCTGTTCATGCCCGTGGTGTTCACGTTCCTGTTCCTGAACTTCCCCTCGGGCTTGGTGGTGTACTGGCTGGTCAACAACGTCCTGTCCATCGCGCAGCAGTGGTGGATGATCCGCGCCCCGAAGGGCCAGAACAAATAG
- the rnpA gene encoding ribonuclease P protein component translates to MTWPRERRLRKSPEFSRCFGQGRKFSSKSFLLFVSARPDGPGQFRLGMAVSRKVGRAVVRNRIKRVVREFFRLHQDRISGPVDIVLVPKRSLDPDRLTLAVATLELAPLLTRLAGNGGRGPDRENKACAP, encoded by the coding sequence CTGACCTGGCCGAGGGAACGCCGCCTCCGCAAGAGTCCCGAATTTTCCCGCTGTTTCGGACAGGGACGGAAATTCTCCTCCAAGAGTTTTCTTCTGTTCGTCTCCGCGCGGCCCGACGGGCCCGGGCAGTTCCGCCTGGGCATGGCCGTGAGCCGGAAGGTGGGACGCGCGGTGGTCCGCAACCGCATCAAGAGGGTGGTGCGAGAGTTTTTCCGGCTCCATCAGGATCGAATCTCCGGGCCAGTGGACATCGTCCTCGTGCCCAAGAGATCGCTTGACCCGGATCGGCTGACACTTGCCGTCGCCACCCTGGAACTGGCCCCGCTTCTGACCCGCCTGGCGGGAAACGGCGGACGCGGGCCGGACCGGGAGAACAAGGCATGCGCTCCATAG
- a CDS encoding glycosyltransferase family 92 protein has translation MSGPRVKHLGLAAILKDETPHLREWVDFHLLAGIERFVLYDNGSAEPVAETLAPYVQAGLIRVLDWPGAFRQMDAYRHCLAEFGDAFRWLAFLDADEFLFAVDRDLRSLLLDFEDVGGLAVNWVLYGSGGHESRPPGFQIENYRLRPPLAASVNRHVKSLVRPECAAGPLSVHHFAFRDGRHCVTERLLPTFGPYAPHSIERVRVNHYYFRSREDFEAKIARGMAHPIRGRDGYVFEEFDRQAAWVCEEDDSALRFLPRLRFLGRQDDARAAADLADRWAQLPAHEALELARTQASRGDADAAEETLRISLFHHPENTALRLALAAALRGQGRPEEALACVRKALALGATPEAYLELARVEAARGRDAAAANVLAFLRWSLEREGLLDGEWLSRLERI, from the coding sequence ATGAGCGGGCCTCGCGTCAAGCACCTGGGTCTTGCGGCCATCCTCAAGGACGAGACGCCCCACCTCCGGGAATGGGTGGATTTCCATCTCCTGGCGGGGATCGAACGCTTCGTTCTCTATGACAACGGTTCCGCCGAGCCCGTGGCCGAAACCTTGGCCCCCTACGTCCAGGCCGGGCTGATCCGGGTGCTCGACTGGCCCGGGGCCTTCCGCCAGATGGACGCCTACCGCCACTGTCTGGCCGAGTTCGGGGACGCGTTCCGCTGGCTGGCCTTTCTGGACGCCGACGAGTTCCTTTTCGCCGTGGACCGCGACCTGCGCTCCCTGCTCCTGGATTTCGAGGACGTCGGCGGCCTGGCCGTGAACTGGGTGCTCTACGGCTCCGGCGGCCACGAGTCCCGGCCCCCGGGCTTCCAGATCGAGAACTACCGCCTGCGCCCTCCGCTGGCCGCGTCGGTGAACCGGCACGTGAAGAGCCTCGTGCGGCCGGAGTGCGCGGCCGGGCCGCTCTCGGTGCACCATTTCGCCTTCCGCGACGGGCGGCACTGCGTCACCGAGCGCCTGCTGCCGACGTTCGGGCCCTACGCCCCGCACAGCATCGAGCGGGTGCGCGTGAACCACTATTATTTCCGGTCCCGCGAGGATTTCGAGGCCAAGATCGCGCGCGGCATGGCCCATCCCATCCGGGGCAGGGACGGTTACGTCTTCGAGGAGTTCGACCGGCAGGCCGCCTGGGTCTGCGAGGAGGACGATTCGGCCCTGCGCTTCCTGCCGCGCCTGCGTTTTCTCGGGCGTCAGGACGACGCCCGGGCGGCGGCGGACCTGGCCGACCGCTGGGCCCAGCTCCCGGCCCACGAGGCCCTGGAGCTGGCCCGGACCCAGGCTTCCCGGGGCGATGCGGACGCGGCCGAGGAAACCCTGCGGATTTCACTTTTCCATCATCCTGAAAACACGGCCCTGCGCTTGGCCCTGGCCGCGGCCCTGCGCGGCCAGGGACGGCCGGAGGAGGCCCTGGCCTGCGTGCGCAAGGCCCTGGCCCTGGGCGCCACGCCCGAGGCCTACCTCGAGCTGGCCCGGGTTGAGGCGGCCCGGGGCCGGGACGCGGCGGCCGCGAACGTGCTGGCCTTCCTGCGCTGGAGCCTGGAACGGGAAGGGCTCCTGGACGGAGAATGGCTGTCCCGCCTGGAACGCATCTGA
- the mnmE gene encoding tRNA uridine-5-carboxymethylaminomethyl(34) synthesis GTPase MnmE: MTFTGSTDTIAAVATPPGQGGVAIVRLSGPESRAVLERLFRPTRPGFQGFRPSTLHHGHVLDASGLVLDEVLAVFMPGPGSFTGEDTAEIHCHGGLALPGAVLAECCRLGARPARRGEFSYRAWRNGRLDLIQAEAVAEAIAAPTRAAAQLAQVKLSGVLGRRVAALRAELEELKAQFCLAVDFPEEDVDCLPPDQLAGVVERGMAALDALLAGVERARAWREGALVVLRGRVNAGKSSLLNALAGRERAIVTDIPGTTRDWLEELLDLDGLPVRLVDTAGLRRAESPVERAGLERAGELAREADLVLFVVGGDVPLGGEERAAANELSVERTLAVVNKDDLPRAEPWAGAELAGRFEVAAVSAKTGAGLEALAARLRERLVTAAPEPEPDAVAPNLRQAEALRRARAELAELAAEAAGGLPYDLLGVRLDAACAILSEITGEIAAQDVLEAIFNRFCIGK, from the coding sequence ATGACGTTCACCGGCTCCACCGACACCATCGCCGCCGTGGCCACCCCGCCCGGACAGGGAGGCGTGGCCATCGTCCGGCTCTCCGGGCCGGAGAGCCGCGCCGTGCTGGAACGCCTGTTCCGGCCCACGCGGCCCGGCTTTCAGGGCTTCCGCCCCTCCACCCTGCATCACGGGCACGTCCTGGACGCCTCCGGGCTCGTCCTGGACGAGGTCCTGGCCGTGTTCATGCCCGGCCCGGGCTCGTTCACCGGCGAGGACACGGCCGAGATCCACTGCCACGGCGGCCTAGCCCTGCCCGGCGCGGTGCTGGCCGAGTGCTGCCGCCTGGGCGCGCGCCCGGCGCGGCGCGGGGAGTTCAGCTATCGGGCCTGGCGCAACGGCCGCCTCGACCTGATCCAGGCCGAGGCCGTGGCCGAGGCCATCGCCGCGCCCACGCGGGCCGCCGCGCAGTTGGCCCAGGTCAAGCTCTCGGGCGTGCTGGGCCGCCGGGTGGCCGCCCTGCGCGCGGAGTTGGAGGAGCTTAAGGCCCAGTTCTGCCTGGCCGTGGATTTTCCCGAGGAGGACGTGGACTGCCTGCCGCCGGACCAACTGGCCGGGGTCGTGGAGCGCGGGATGGCCGCCCTGGACGCGCTGCTGGCCGGGGTCGAGCGGGCCCGGGCCTGGCGCGAGGGCGCGCTGGTGGTCCTGCGCGGCCGGGTCAACGCGGGAAAGTCCAGCCTGCTGAACGCCCTGGCGGGCCGGGAACGGGCCATCGTCACGGACATCCCGGGCACCACCCGCGACTGGCTGGAGGAACTGCTCGACCTGGACGGCCTGCCCGTGCGCCTGGTGGACACCGCCGGGCTGCGCCGGGCCGAGAGCCCGGTGGAGCGGGCCGGACTGGAACGGGCCGGGGAACTGGCCCGGGAGGCGGACCTCGTGCTCTTCGTGGTCGGCGGCGATGTTCCCCTCGGCGGCGAGGAACGCGCGGCCGCGAACGAACTTTCAGTGGAACGGACCCTGGCGGTGGTGAACAAGGACGACCTGCCCCGGGCCGAGCCCTGGGCAGGGGCGGAACTGGCCGGGCGCTTCGAGGTCGCGGCCGTGTCGGCCAAGACCGGCGCGGGCCTGGAGGCCCTGGCCGCCCGGCTGCGGGAGCGCCTCGTGACTGCCGCGCCCGAGCCCGAACCCGACGCCGTGGCCCCGAACCTGCGCCAGGCCGAGGCCTTGCGCCGGGCCCGCGCGGAACTGGCGGAATTGGCGGCCGAGGCCGCCGGGGGCCTGCCTTACGATCTGCTCGGCGTGCGCCTGGACGCGGCCTGCGCGATCCTCTCCGAAATCACCGGGGAGATCGCGGCCCAGGACGTGCTGGAGGCCATCTTCAACCGCTTCTGCATCGGAAAGTGA
- the rpmH gene encoding 50S ribosomal protein L34: MSKRTYQPSKTRRKRTHGFLVRSRTKNGRAILRRRRQKGRQRLAA, encoded by the coding sequence ATGTCCAAGAGAACCTACCAGCCGAGCAAGACCAGAAGGAAGCGGACCCACGGCTTCCTCGTCCGGTCCCGCACCAAGAACGGCCGCGCCATCCTGCGCCGCCGCCGCCAGAAGGGGCGCCAGAGATTAGCCGCCTGA
- a CDS encoding DUF2064 domain-containing protein, producing the protein MKSCVLLLVDDPETEPASSRLAAETSAETAAALRRAMVEDLLDMLRWSESEVIVCRAPEFDEERCRAWLGERTLWVQKGADRSARRANALRRALTIKHFDRALVLDSDIPQLDDETVRRALGGLEWNTCVLAPARGGFSLAGFDREGFLPDMFSHVPAEEPDALQKSLNVLEIYRRRPTLLDELPGIARLDDLRRLIGNPPKHMARSRTLALFRRLAAQ; encoded by the coding sequence ATGAAGTCCTGCGTGTTGCTTCTGGTCGACGATCCCGAAACCGAACCGGCGTCCTCGCGCCTGGCCGCCGAAACCTCGGCCGAAACCGCCGCGGCCCTGCGCCGGGCCATGGTCGAGGATCTGCTCGACATGCTCCGTTGGAGCGAGAGCGAGGTGATCGTCTGCCGCGCCCCGGAGTTCGACGAGGAGCGCTGCCGGGCCTGGCTCGGCGAGCGGACCCTCTGGGTCCAGAAGGGCGCGGACCGCTCGGCCCGGAGGGCCAACGCCCTGCGCCGGGCCCTGACCATCAAGCATTTCGACCGCGCCCTGGTCCTGGATTCCGACATCCCGCAGCTGGACGACGAGACCGTGCGGCGGGCCCTGGGCGGCCTGGAATGGAACACCTGCGTCCTGGCCCCGGCCCGGGGCGGCTTCTCCCTGGCGGGCTTCGACCGCGAGGGCTTCCTGCCGGACATGTTCAGCCACGTGCCCGCCGAGGAGCCGGACGCCCTGCAGAAAAGCCTCAACGTGCTGGAAATCTACCGCCGTCGCCCCACGCTTCTGGACGAGCTGCCCGGGATCGCCCGCCTAGACGACCTGCGCCGCCTGATCGGGAATCCCCCGAAACACATGGCCCGCTCCCGGACCCTGGCGCTGTTCCGGCGGCTGGCCGCTCAGTAG
- a CDS encoding low specificity L-threonine aldolase: MTGRFGEPLRSFASDNNSGAHPAILAALAEANEGMAKSYGDDPLSIHVDGLFREHFGPRARIHYVVTGTAANVLGLRSVTQTWQSVLCSDLAHIHVDECGAPEAFGGIKVVPIPSASGKIDVQALRPHLQHKGYVHHSQPRVVQITQCTELGTLYSPEEIKTLADFCHKNDLILHMDGARLANACAALGLGFREMTTDLGVDVLSFGGTKNGMLMGEAVVFLNPDLGRDFRYVRKQGMQLVAKMRFVTAQFERYLRDGLWLENAKNANRAARRLAEQVDRIPGVTINRTVQTNAVFASLPRPAVERLLERYYFYVWREEPLEVRWMTSFDTTDEQVDEFAASVREAMSA; the protein is encoded by the coding sequence ATGACCGGACGTTTCGGCGAGCCCCTGCGCTCCTTCGCCAGCGACAACAATTCCGGAGCCCACCCGGCGATCCTGGCCGCCCTGGCCGAGGCCAACGAGGGCATGGCCAAGAGCTACGGCGACGACCCCCTGAGCATCCACGTGGACGGGCTGTTCCGGGAGCACTTCGGCCCCCGGGCCCGCATCCACTACGTGGTCACGGGCACGGCGGCCAACGTCCTCGGCCTGCGCTCCGTGACCCAGACCTGGCAGTCCGTGCTCTGCTCCGACCTGGCCCACATCCACGTGGACGAGTGCGGCGCGCCGGAGGCCTTCGGCGGCATCAAGGTGGTGCCCATCCCCTCGGCCTCGGGCAAGATCGACGTGCAGGCCCTGCGGCCGCACCTCCAGCACAAGGGCTACGTGCACCACAGCCAGCCCCGGGTGGTCCAGATCACCCAGTGCACCGAGCTGGGGACCCTCTACTCCCCCGAGGAGATCAAGACCCTGGCGGACTTCTGCCACAAGAACGACCTCATCCTGCACATGGACGGCGCGCGCCTGGCCAACGCCTGCGCGGCCCTGGGCCTGGGCTTCCGGGAGATGACCACGGACCTGGGCGTGGACGTGCTCTCCTTCGGCGGGACCAAGAACGGCATGCTCATGGGCGAGGCCGTGGTCTTCCTCAACCCGGACCTGGGCCGGGACTTCCGCTACGTGCGCAAGCAGGGCATGCAGCTGGTGGCCAAGATGCGCTTCGTCACGGCCCAGTTCGAGCGCTACCTGCGCGACGGCCTCTGGCTGGAGAACGCGAAGAACGCCAACCGGGCGGCCCGCCGCCTGGCCGAGCAGGTGGACCGCATCCCGGGCGTGACCATCAACCGCACGGTGCAGACCAACGCGGTCTTCGCCAGCCTGCCCCGCCCGGCCGTGGAGCGGCTGCTGGAGCGCTACTACTTCTATGTCTGGCGCGAGGAGCCCCTGGAGGTGCGCTGGATGACCTCCTTCGACACCACCGACGAGCAGGTGGACGAGTTCGCGGCCAGCGTGCGCGAGGCCATGAGCGCCTGA
- a CDS encoding Jag N-terminal domain-containing protein, with protein MNEFKEFQGKNLDEAIEAACRHYDLNRDKLEIEIIGGGSTGIFGLVGVKKAAVKARPRKAINLQEMAPERQEPKTETPKAEAQRPSETPRAEPPLPEPAAVPLRPETPRQPPYRPAFAPREDVRPAPAPMDEAHLEEEPGDAQPDMLPPADAQPQAAEPRQDKPRQERERGRRDRRRGGGDRERRPERQRQPRSEKPRPAPQDNGEAEDVEEGLPKVDMTTLDPQALELAVRETLVKLLTPMIPEPKLNLEIVPDRVNVFIEDEENSGLIIGREGQTLASLQYLLNRIVARRMQCSVRVQIDTGEYRERQDEKLRQMALHLAEKADTTGRTQSTKPLSSYHRRVVHVTLQDNETVFTRSKGEGPMKRVLIVPKRRGNGK; from the coding sequence ATGAACGAGTTCAAGGAGTTCCAGGGCAAGAACCTGGACGAGGCCATCGAGGCCGCATGCAGACACTATGACCTGAACCGCGACAAACTGGAGATCGAGATCATCGGCGGCGGCTCCACCGGCATCTTCGGACTGGTGGGAGTGAAGAAGGCGGCCGTCAAGGCCCGCCCCCGCAAGGCCATCAACCTGCAGGAAATGGCTCCCGAGCGCCAGGAGCCCAAGACGGAGACCCCCAAGGCCGAGGCCCAGCGCCCGAGCGAGACGCCCCGCGCGGAGCCCCCGCTGCCGGAACCGGCGGCGGTGCCCCTGCGGCCGGAGACCCCCCGCCAGCCCCCCTACCGGCCCGCCTTCGCCCCGCGCGAGGACGTCCGGCCCGCGCCCGCGCCCATGGACGAGGCGCATCTCGAGGAAGAGCCCGGGGACGCCCAGCCCGACATGCTGCCCCCGGCCGACGCGCAGCCCCAGGCCGCCGAGCCCCGCCAGGACAAGCCCCGCCAGGAGCGGGAGCGCGGCCGTCGTGACCGCCGCCGCGGCGGCGGCGACCGTGAGCGCCGTCCCGAGCGCCAGCGCCAGCCCCGGTCCGAAAAGCCCCGCCCCGCCCCGCAGGACAACGGCGAGGCCGAGGACGTCGAGGAAGGGCTGCCCAAGGTGGACATGACCACCCTGGACCCCCAGGCCCTGGAGCTGGCCGTGCGCGAAACGCTGGTCAAGCTCCTGACCCCCATGATCCCCGAGCCCAAGCTCAACCTGGAGATCGTGCCCGACCGGGTGAACGTCTTCATCGAGGACGAGGAGAACTCCGGCCTGATCATCGGCCGCGAGGGCCAGACCCTGGCCTCCCTGCAGTACCTGCTCAACCGCATCGTGGCCCGGCGCATGCAGTGCTCGGTGCGCGTGCAGATCGACACCGGCGAGTACCGCGAGCGCCAAGACGAGAAGCTGCGGCAGATGGCCCTGCACCTGGCCGAGAAGGCCGACACCACGGGCCGCACGCAGAGCACCAAGCCGCTCAGCTCCTATCACCGCCGGGTGGTCCACGTGACCCTGCAGGACAACGAGACCGTGTTCACCCGCAGCAAGGGCGAGGGCCCCATGAAGCGCGTCCTCATCGTGCCCAAGCGGCGCGGCAACGGGAAATAG
- the yidD gene encoding membrane protein insertion efficiency factor YidD translates to MRSIVLGLIWIYQKFLSPLLPPACRFIPSCSEYARQAVQVHGAFKGSILAVWRVLRCQPWCAGGFDPVPPRFIQAFRNSKAS, encoded by the coding sequence ATGCGCTCCATAGTCCTGGGGCTCATCTGGATCTATCAGAAGTTCCTTTCTCCGCTCCTGCCTCCCGCATGCAGGTTCATTCCGTCGTGTTCGGAATACGCCCGACAGGCCGTCCAGGTCCACGGCGCATTCAAGGGCTCCATCCTGGCCGTCTGGCGCGTTCTTCGCTGCCAGCCCTGGTGCGCCGGGGGCTTCGACCCCGTCCCTCCGCGCTTCATTCAAGCATTCCGCAACAGTAAAGCGAGCTGA
- a CDS encoding pyridoxamine 5'-phosphate oxidase family protein translates to MRTSVRRDPALVTDILDRAEVLHLALVDEDGPYCVAVNFALEGRTIFFHSGKEGRKARALGTGAPVAFAAEVDLEIKRGERACQWGWRFRSVQGRGTPRLVEEPGEKRRGLGLIMRKYAGSDDFPYDEKILAQTAVVAVDIEDATARLKGYER, encoded by the coding sequence ATGCGCACAAGCGTGCGGCGCGATCCCGCCCTGGTGACGGACATCCTGGACCGGGCCGAGGTCCTGCACCTGGCCCTCGTGGACGAGGACGGCCCCTACTGCGTGGCCGTGAACTTCGCCCTGGAGGGCCGGACCATCTTTTTCCACTCCGGCAAGGAGGGCCGCAAGGCCCGGGCCCTGGGAACAGGCGCGCCGGTCGCCTTCGCAGCCGAAGTGGACCTGGAGATCAAGCGCGGCGAAAGGGCCTGCCAGTGGGGCTGGCGTTTCCGCAGCGTCCAGGGCCGGGGAACGCCGCGCCTCGTGGAGGAACCAGGGGAGAAGCGGCGCGGCCTGGGCCTGATCATGCGCAAGTACGCGGGCTCGGACGATTTCCCCTACGACGAGAAGATTCTCGCCCAGACCGCCGTGGTGGCCGTCGACATCGAGGACGCCACCGCGCGGCTCAAAGGATACGAACGATGA